TGTCAGTCACCCTTACGTTGACTGACCCACTGCTATCGGGGGCAAGCCCCCTCCCACATTTGAATCTCAGTGCTTGAAAAGTCAGTGCTTGCTCTGGTCCTGGGGCATGGCCAGCAGTTGCTTTTCCTGGTTCCAGTCGAACGGTTCGTCGTTCTGTTCGGCCTCATAGCGACGTTCTTCCAGGGCCTGGTACAGGTCCAGTTCTTCGTCGGGCATGAAGTGCAGGCAGTCGCCGCCAAAGAACCACAGCAGGTCGCGTGGCACCAAGTGTGCGATTTGCGGGTAGCGCAGGATGACCTGGTTCATCAGGTCCTGGCCCAGGTACTGGCTTTCGATCGGATCGATCGGCAACAGGGCGCGCAGTTCGTCGAAACGCTCCAGGAACAGCGAGTGGCTTTCCTCGGGTACCTGTTCGGCTTCGCCGACGGCAACCAGGATGCTGCGCAAGTGGTCGAGCAAGACGAGATGATCGGCAACGACGTTGGACACGAGATAAGTCCTCTAAAGCAAAAACGGGCGCGAGAGTATATGCCTCTCGCGCCCGTTTTTATATGACCGCCGGTATCAGCGGACTTTACCCTCAGCCTGCATCAGCTCTTCCTTGCTGAAATCATCCACGTCGATCACCTTGCGCCGTGCCGCTTCGGCATCGCGCAGGGTTTGCGCTTCACCCGGTTGCAGCACGCCGGCGTGCAGCGCGGCATCGATGGCAGACTCACCGGCAGTCGGTTTGACCTGCCCGCTTTTAAGCGCGGTATGCAGTTTTTTCTGCAACGGATGGCTGGCGCCGAGCAAATCGTAGGCATGTTGCAGGGCGCCTACTGGATCTTCCGC
This genomic stretch from Pseudomonas synxantha BG33R harbors:
- a CDS encoding PA2817 family protein, whose amino-acid sequence is MSNVVADHLVLLDHLRSILVAVGEAEQVPEESHSLFLERFDELRALLPIDPIESQYLGQDLMNQVILRYPQIAHLVPRDLLWFFGGDCLHFMPDEELDLYQALEERRYEAEQNDEPFDWNQEKQLLAMPQDQSKH